Proteins encoded in a region of the Haloglomus salinum genome:
- a CDS encoding DUF7521 family protein has product MFPSEPLLVATKLATLALGSVIAVVAHRAYRRTGNQSLRALALGFGLLATGAVAAGLLHMSGALSLAESQTIQSLCTAAGLAVIVHSLLIDDAPRPGVGQDQCSTGGHN; this is encoded by the coding sequence ATGTTCCCTAGCGAACCCCTGCTGGTGGCCACCAAACTGGCGACGCTCGCGCTCGGCAGCGTCATCGCGGTGGTCGCCCATCGGGCATACCGTCGCACCGGCAACCAGTCGCTCCGTGCGCTCGCTCTCGGCTTCGGCCTGCTGGCTACCGGGGCGGTCGCCGCCGGACTCCTCCACATGTCCGGCGCCCTGTCGCTGGCCGAGAGTCAGACCATCCAGAGTCTCTGCACCGCTGCCGGCCTGGCCGTCATCGTCCACTCGCTCCTCATCGACGACGCCCCCCGGCCGGGCGTGGGACAGGACCAGTGCTCGACCGGCGGCCACAACTGA
- a CDS encoding DNA-3-methyladenine glycosylase family protein, whose translation MAPDADDDDAVSHGTSDEPQDPHAHLAGDETLAPLVESYGPLELDPTGDPFERLVVSLVNQQLSSASAAAIRERLFDRFEVTSEGLLAADEDALRDVGLSRQKVDYVQSAAEAAREGRLDRNRFAAMDDTAVVDDLTDIRGVGDWTGKMFAMFALGREDVFPVEDLGIRRAMESLHGDLTRAEMVERAEPWRPFRSYAALYLWHHHEDGSPNVPTDG comes from the coding sequence ATGGCCCCCGACGCCGACGATGACGACGCGGTCTCCCACGGAACCTCCGATGAGCCGCAGGACCCGCACGCTCACCTCGCCGGCGACGAGACGCTGGCACCGCTGGTCGAGTCGTACGGCCCCCTCGAACTCGACCCGACCGGCGACCCGTTCGAGCGGCTCGTCGTCTCGCTGGTCAATCAGCAGCTCTCCTCGGCCTCCGCGGCGGCGATCCGCGAGCGACTGTTCGACCGCTTCGAGGTGACATCCGAGGGCCTGCTCGCGGCCGACGAGGACGCGCTCCGGGATGTGGGACTCTCCCGGCAGAAGGTCGACTACGTGCAGAGCGCCGCCGAGGCCGCACGGGAGGGTCGCCTCGACCGCAACCGCTTCGCCGCGATGGACGACACGGCCGTCGTCGACGACCTGACCGACATCCGCGGCGTCGGCGACTGGACCGGCAAGATGTTCGCGATGTTCGCCCTCGGCCGTGAGGACGTGTTCCCCGTCGAGGACCTCGGCATCCGGCGCGCGATGGAGTCACTGCACGGGGACCTCACTCGCGCGGAGATGGTCGAGCGCGCCGAGCCATGGCGGCCGTTCCGGTCGTACGCCGCGCTCTACCTGTGGCACCACCACGAGGACGGGAGCCCGAACGTGCCGACCGACGGCTGA